One segment of Plasmodium vivax chromosome 14, whole genome shotgun sequence DNA contains the following:
- a CDS encoding hypothetical protein, conserved (encoded by transcript PVX_122865A; Apicoplast targeted protein. Curated by Stuart Ralph, Walter and Eliza Hall Institute of Medical Research, Australia.): protein MKKIFIFNVVLSVLNKYVKREPRDFSFFIYSLKTRGFQNEDFNNGDEHTGDTSGGGGQGGENVNAPFTNAAGDNTSSTAASSSSGALGSSILIGSSANRISSISQLNATITNFFSNALAEAIGKKQDKDSPQDDQKKEDEAVENKRIPIVHTSIDDIKRFSYVKGKLKLIYVKSFYDDDGDGNGNGNDNDNHDGERNLKELYEAKFQFYKDKVIYVTTFALVKNSLSENVNQTEKWFNASMKLLQRNYYNITLRCNPIMETSYGSFSFTAEELKRFEALRKALKKRVNITHDNLFYNLDIFKSAKRKYLQQMNYSFVDPDFMSSVDAKGGHSDAADAFNLEEDLLNSLNPFDKMKYVSHRRVKNSHKIVFKKVEDRFIVYNLIRDNIIESKETPEVIIFETSNNGIFTYDAKHSKDINLLSSNFETEIMMDTNAFANEHDKYFFLNKHDSVHLELQNKGIIKYDFIYTWLSTYFIDDHNYKFFYPSFYLSKQYDNFDNGLYGVNFYSPQYYSFFEKAQSSYAHVGDGKREAENDVPYDELTQGDPSKSIRNDNNFSFFELKTTLRSENVGRGGYGNVPGYYSNNGMEDGSNQGNFPYGADTNPNNMGGRGPRREGGEERNAYNPSHAPPYPPGNRQGPNDMDFNMNAQAGKRGNDVPYKNANVKDAKARKGPNEAASSDAGSSYLGSVFGYMKKVKNIIYGDEENESSSDSSHKTFDKRQKSKMLQQGKYTHRNSIFYSFTPDDMNAPGKKPSNEDIQRMMAMYTSKESLPPGEDPATRAFLSMEEPNKYSKGPSTDQPIPPAPTMYPENFQPGPMTFDRKYGEDFEDYFERKSNEYFDQKPGEPNEKMYDKNGEDYFEKKSDEYFEKKSEENLDKKIEEFFGKKMEVQMEERAPQQNVEDPFDKKTEDKSKLFEDHKYGSLIPFLYKIFHDKTLLSDEFLNSDHYDREDSDQSSLERNSSDDSNEDSSRAHHRFSSSAEGSKPLEGSSSGDSTDSDNIQVAENVDENLKDKIYEGSGDFPKYGDVLERHPSRIIVGLLQEEEQSRFILDWLSGDNILCVLRSTHYKELYYNMVRKNYFKVLNKFKFGSDKQLAILSSDAKGVTMSADFYPHFSAIKFFFNDKGSENFEDELKSYLMIIHYLLNSYSSPCRNYKNVKYFYSGDTFSVAHLNFISDKLLALLSECALETMNWDIPTGVIRKNENDINRTIFSRVLKDVSRSVHHYAFKCRMVNGKDAVQFAMSNYTMVEDDYNVKYDFFLNVTSRVFYLHAIGLVHGNIKADNFLIQENEEDDKHVKVLLRTFNDTVEEGGYGNFKGSAIYAAPEKLKSYFNTITYNLKSDAFSLGLSLATIFTKKNFVLQNVERKLTYPVDKYILSLIKRNPMVLLWIKSFNPFLRKRLSIFKFRSYLKVSVQELERRLSEKSVYKWFDDKFQFINYEEEDSLHSLFTKAEGRNVPGVSNNSSKMKTEEQRNGLDSCFFRYTHASNKEKEVETHSPKESHSFDMFKGEPSSGDEKEEGVSFYQLPVGVKRIGSSARGREHSGGSSDGSSDSTSDSSSDGSSDGSSEGRTAQRRKPYFSSISKHDFGESSSKTSKKFRKGKKSDKENVYKIPFGKNFEHEVDYSSLDAHNRKNYINACYYFKNGVVGTAMKTLSIEHEAYRPNLFDMYLLNKEKLPYLVDKDDHVKNLMSILKGFSTPDCRAVLNDRIYNKWYSVRKMVLLKALLFYGYFSLHERLSYEFKLYELQNFPLSEDNGDTFETVVRRCMERTHFNEFSNLLLAQYVYDNYHKGDQYTSIFVNLYAVNETVYDIDTNRVTNLMRLYIKQSLSKIDFKNADNFLLYMRRKELHRNIGGAELTPVKIDKSNYLDLYEQKVPLINSFIIKIDKFVIKDMNVNLAVLLNNAFWGVKNKCKCVNYTHLHVRRGRSDLPQGHVSGKQMIDLHKPVGTVLRGIIPNHFEMQNNPNDLLSWSTFKPSNIHLDVVLRNSLHLIDRSTLIACSKRLSKIAPVYSPNITSAHKGEMMKIKVGLGASTYFYLSFNISLLRSKEISLKDVIYFIYKNYHSQLDKNVTYSNVGGKNRRANFNCLAMSEQNTFFYNNVTGNLIKETSLNRVISALYHVDLMEPSYVVKAALNYYNNRGKNSVLLRLVTVCNAVSERRKGGHARESEFVLEPSAGVYSDGAGRSRSGEQVGVESREVGSREVESAEMESIDVESTDEERIDEESTYLEPPTDEPAGLEQPADEPAGIEQPSVEHTDLEPPVDEPTDVEPPNSEPTQDEVTTVEPLTDEPLTAAPLTAEPLTAEPLTAEPLTAEPLAEEPPVVLSPKESSFLQRQKNVIKATHKDGAYHYGTVECLSFLHKKVVHFFHDGSITNAFDQIAIPSAYTYIYKKKKLKNGKFQYSTKTVNFNIISNVMNLQRYEKEMYTLADFMNLIIQWLVEQGPFDIKNKCNFLSCSSHGSQFGMALSITTERGVKHAIYKNDEGLMKFLFYNILKDHQSRRYAPELIASAIKLYNLKVTFFLRDEIGGIFPDLQTSVAPPEEAAALPPFTDCLKQLKGKNVTLFGDEASQGMYVSFILKFVNKNIMYRISKDTFNKIIYYFNDQEVSKNDGRNLHNHVLSSLPEIEDKFRHVFLSELSYYVNIPTELKKKKKSFSVTMNPKFYEILSQKCNLHERNCSYAVEEMISNVNGTFVEPVFVVKNVMNFFLRRKIRAVLSRIKHTIVS, encoded by the exons atgaagaaaatttttatctttaatgTAGTCCTTTCCGTTTTGAATAAGTATGTAAAAAGGGAACCCCgtgatttttccttttttatatattcgtTAAAAACAAGGGGTTTTCAGAATGAGGATTTTAACAACGGCGATGAACACACGGGAGACACGAGTGGCGGCGGTGGTCAGGGAGGAGAAAACGTGAACGCACCTTTTACAAACGCTGCGGGGGATAACACGAGCAGCACTGCCGCCAGCAGTAGCAGTGGTGCTCTTGGGAGCAGCATCCTTATCGGCAGCAGCGCCAACAGAATAAGCAGCATAAGCCAGCTGAACGCAACCATCACCAACTTCTTTTCAAATGCGCTGGCGGAGGcaattggaaaaaaacagGACAAAGATAGCCCCCAAGATGaccagaaaaaggaagacgaagcggtggaaaataaaagaataccGATAGTACACACCTCCATTGATGATATTAAAAGGTTTTCCTACGTGAAGGGGAAGTTGAAGTTGATCTACGTCAAATCGTTCTACGACGATGATGGTGATGGTAATGGTAATGGTAATGATAATGACAATCATGATGGTGAGCGCAACCTCAAAGAGCTGTACGAGGCGAAGTTCCAATTTTACAAAGACAAAGTAATTTACGTCACGACCTTTGCCCTGGTAAAAAATTCCCTAAGCGAGAATGTCAACCAAACGGAAAAGTGGTTCAATGCCTCCATGAAACTTTTGcaaagaaattattataatataaccCTGAGGTGTAATCCCATAATGGAAACATCCTATGGAAGCTTTTCATTTACCGCAGAGGAACTCAAGCGGTTTGAAGCATTAAGAAAGGCCctgaaaaaaagggtaaacaTAACGCATGACAatcttttttacaacttgGATATTTTTAAGAGTGCCAAGAGGAAATACCTCCAGCAGATGAATTACAGTTTTGTGGATCCCGATTTTATGAGCAGTGTAGATGCAAAGGGTGGCCATTCAGATGCTGCGGATGCTTTCAACCTAGAGGAGGATCTGCTGAACAGTTTAAATCCCTTcgacaaaatgaaatatgtCTCCCACAGGAGAGTCAAAAATAGTCATAAGATAGTGT TTAAAAAGGTGGAAGACCGATTCATCGTGTACAATTTGATACGAGACAACATAATCGAATCGAAGGAAACCCCCGAAGTGATCATTTTTGAAACCAGCAACAATGGCATATTCACCTACGATGCTAAACACTCCAAAGATATCAACCTGTTAAGTAGCAACTTTGAGACAGAAATTATGATGGACACTAACGCATTCGCAAACGAACATGATAAGTACTTCTTCTTAAACAAACATGATTCTGTTCATTTGGAGCTCCAAAATAAGggcataataaaatatgattttatttacacCTGGTTATCTACCTACTTCATCGATGATCATAATTACAAATTCTTTTACCCCTCTTTTTATCTGTCCAAACAGTATGACAATTTTGATAATGGCTTATACGGGGTCAATTTTTACTCCCCCCAATATTATAGTTTCTTCGAGAAGGCGCAAAGTAGTTATGCGCACGTGGGGGATGGGAAGAGGGAGGCGGAAAACGACGTGCCCTACGATGAATTAACCCAGGGGGACCCCTCAAAGAGCATTCGTAACGATAAtaacttctccttttttgagcTAAAGACCACTCTTCGTAGTGAAAACGTTGGACGGGGGGGCTATGGAAACGTGCCAGGATATTATAGCAACAACGGAATGGAAGACGGAAGCAACCAAGGCAATTTCCCATACGGCGCTGACACGAATCCGAACAATATGGGTGGTAGAGGTCCTAGaagagaagggggggaggagagaaaTGCATATAACCCTTCACATGCCCCTCCTTACCCTCCTGGTAATAGACAAGGTCCTAACGATATGGACTTTAACATGAATGCCCAGgcaggaaaaagaggaaatgaCGTGCCATATAAAAATGCTAACGTAAAAGATGCAAAGGCCAGAAAAGGTCCTAATGAGGCAGCAAGCAGTGACGCCGGTAGCTCCTATCTTGGCAGTGTCTTTGGATACATgaagaaagtaaaaaatatcatttacGGTGATGAGGAAAATGAGTCCTCCAGCGACAGTTCTCATAAAACTTTTGATAAGCGCCAAAAATCGAAGATGTTGCAACAGGGTAAGTACACCCATAGGAATTCCATATTTTATAGTTTCACACCGGATGATATGAATGCGCCCGGGAAAAAACCATCCAACGAGGACATTCAGAGAATGATGGCCATGTACACATCGAAGGAAAGCCTCCCGCCGGGGGAAGACCCAGCCACTAGAGCGTTTCTCTCAATGGAGGAACCGAATAAGTACTCTAAGGGGCCATCCACCGATCAGCCAATACCCCCCGCTCCAACCATGTACCCCGAAAATTTTCAGCCAGGGCCCAT GACCTTTGACAGAAAATATGGCGAAGACTTTGAGGACTACTTCGAAAGAAAGTCGAATGAATATTTCGACCAGAAGCCGGGTGAaccaaatgagaaaatgtacgacaaaaatggggaggactattttgaaaaaaaatcggatgaatattttgaaaaaaaatcggaaGAAAATTTAGACAAAAAGATAGAAGAattctttggaaaaaaaatggaggttCAAATGGAGGAAAGGGCACCCCAGCAAAATGTGGAGGACccttttgataaaaaaacggAAGATAAGAGCAAACTATTTGAAGATCACAAATATGGCTCGCTCATCCCTTTTctgtataaaatatttcatgaCAAGACCCTCCTATCGGATGAGTTCCTCAACAGTGACCATTACGATAGGGAAGATTCTGATCAGTCCTCCTTGGAGCGGAACTCAAGTGACGATTCTAATGAGGATTCTTCTCGTGCACACCATCGATTTTCGTCTTCAGCGGAAGGCAGCAAACCGTTGGAAGGCAGTTCCTCTGGGGATTCCACCGACAGTGATAACATACAGGTAGCAGAAAACGTcgatgaaaatttaaaagacaAGATTTATGAAGGGAGTGGagattttccaaaatacGGAGACGTACTAGAAAGACACCCAAGTAGAATCATTGTGGGGTTGCTTCAAGAGGAGGAACAAAGTAGGTTCATTCTGGACTGGCTATCTGGGGATAACATTCTGTGCGTGCTTAGATCCACACACTACAAAGAGTTATATTACAATATGGtgcgaaaaaattatttcaaagtTTTGAATAAGTTTAAATTTGGAAGTGATAAGCAATTGGCCATTCTGTCTAGTGACGCAAAGGGGGTAACCATGAGTGCGGATTTTTACCCTCATTTTTCGGCCATAAAGTTCTTCTTTAATGACAAAGGTAGTGAAAACTTTGAGGATGAACTTAAGTCCTATCTGATGATCATCCACTATTTGCTAAATTCGTACAGTAGCCCTTGTaggaattacaaaaatgttaaatatttttacagcGGCGATACGTTCAGTGTGGCTCACTTGAACTTTATAAGTGACAAACTACTTGCGCTACTCTCCGAGTGCGCCTTGGAAACGATGAATTGGGACATCCCCACAGGGgtgataagaaaaaatgaaaatgacaTAAATAGGACCATTTTCAGTAGAGTCTTAAAAGATGTGAGCAGAAGCGTACATCACTATGCGTTCAAATGTAGAATGGTAAACGGAAAGGATGCAGTTCAATTTGCCATGAGTAATTACACCATGGTGGAAGACGATTACAACGTTAAgtatgatttttttcttaacgtAACGTCTAGAGTGTTCTATTTGCACGCCATAGGCCTAGTCCATGGGAACATCAAGGCAGATAACTTTCTAATTCAGGAAAACGAAGAGGATGATAAACATGTGAAGGTCCTTCTAAGGACATTTAACGACACTGTGGAAGAGGGAGGCTATGGAAATTTCAAAGGAAGCGCAATTTACGCAGCTccggaaaaattaaaatcgtACTTTAATACCATCAcgtataatttaaaaagtgacGCTTTTTCCTTGGGATTGAGTTTGGCTactatatttacaaaaaaaaattttgtctTGCAAAATGTAGAAAGGAAGTTAACCTATCCAGTAGATAAATACATCCTCAGTCTCATCAAAAGAAACCCCATGGTGTTGCTGTGGATCAAATCGTTTAACCCGTTTTTAAGGAAACGACTaagtatatttaaatttagaTCCTACTTGAAAGTTAGCGTGCAAGAGTTGGAGAGAAGGCTGTCCGAAAAAAGTGTCTACAAATGGTTTGACGACAAATTCCAGTTTATTAAttacgaggaggaagacagTTTGCATTCTCTTTTTACCAAAGCGGAAGGGAGAAATGTACCCGGTGTGAGCAACAACTCgtccaaaatgaaaaccGAAGAACAGCGCAACGGTTTGGACtcctgtttttttcgttacaCGCATGCATCgaataaggaaaaagaagtCGAAACGCACTCGCCGAAGGAGTCCCACTCGTTTGACATGTTCAAGGGGGAACCTTCATCTGGGGacgagaaggaagaaggcgTTTCTTTTTACCAATTGCCGGTGGGGGTGAAGCGTATAGGTTCGTCCGCACGTGGGAGAGAACACAGCGGGGGTAGTAGCGATGGTAGTAGCGATAGTACTAGCGATAGCAGCAGCGATGGCAGCAGCGATGGTAGCAGCGAGGGCAGGACCGCCCAACGGAGGAAACCCTACTTTTCAAGCATCTCCAAACACGACTTTGGGGAAAGCTCCAGCAAAACGAGTAAGAAGTTccggaaagggaaaaaaagtgataagGAAAATGTTTACAAAATACCGTTcggaaaaaatttcgaacACGAAGTGGATTATTCCTCTTTAGATGCACACAATAGGAAGAATTACATTAACGCATGttactattttaaaaatggagtggTGGGGACTGCCATGAAGACGCTGTCCATTGAACATGAGGCTTATAGGCCGAACCTATTTGACATGTACCTACTTAACAAGGAGAAGCTACCCTATTTGGTAGACAAAGACGATCatgtgaaaaatttaatgtCCATTTTAAAAGGTTTTTCCACACCAGACTGTAGAGCAGTATTAAACGATagaatatataacaaatggTACAGCGTTAGAAAGATGGTTCTCCTAAAagctttgcttttttatgGCTACTTTAGCCTGCACGAGAGATTATCATAcgaatttaaattatacgAATTGCAGAATTTCCCCCTCAGCGAAGATAATGGGGATACTTTCGAAACAGTCGTGAGGAGATGCATGGAGAGGACACACTTCAATGAATTCAGCAACTTGCTCTTGGCTCAGTACGTCTATGATAATTACCACAAGGGTGATCAATACACGAGCATATTCGTAAATCTCTACGCTGTGAACGAAACGGTTTACGATATAGACACCAACAGGGTAACCAATCTGATGAGACTGTACATAAAACAAAGCCTTAGCAAAATTGACTTCAAAAATGCGGACAATTTTTTACTCTATATGAGGAGAAAAGAACTGCATAGGAATATTGGCGGAGCCGAATTGACGCCAGTAAAAATAGACAAGTCAAATTATCTCGACCTGTATGAACAGAAAGTGCCTCTCATAAATTCGTTCATCATAAAAATAGACAAATTTGTAATCAAAGATATGAATGTAAATTTGGCCGTTCTTCTGAATAACGCCTTTTggggggtgaaaaataaatgcaagtGCGTCAACTATACTCATCTGCATGttagaaggggaagaagtgatTTACCACAGGGACATGTAAGTGGAAAGCAAATGATAGATTTACACAAACCTGTGGGTACTGTGTTGAGGGGAATTATTCCAAACCATTTTGAGATGCAGAACAACCCAAATGATCTGCTCTCCTGGAGCACATTCAAACCGAGCAACATCCACTTAGATGTTGTCCTTCGAAATAGTTTACACTTAATAGATAGAAGTACTCTAATAGCTTGCTCGAAAAGGCTAAGTAAAATCGCACCGGTGTACTCCCCTAACATTACAAGTGCTCACAAAGgcgaaatgatgaaaattaAAGTGGGATTGGGGGCATCAACCTATTTTTACTTATCCTTTAATATATCTCTTCTTAGATCGAAGGAAATATCCTTGAAGGacgtaatttattttatatacaaaaattacCATTCGCAACTTGACAAAAATGTCACGTACAGCAACGtaggggggaagaacagaCGGGCGAATTTCAACTGCCTCGCCATGAGTGAACAgaacacctttttttataataacgTCACAGGGAATTTGATTAAAGAAACTTCCCTCAATAGAGTCATCTCCGCGTTGTACCATGTTGACCTGATGGAGCCCTCTTACGTTGTTAAGGCCGCCCTCAATTACTACAACAATAGGGGCAAAAATTCCGTCTTGTTGAGGCTGGTAACTGTTTGTAATGCAGTAAGTGAGAGGAGGAAGGGCGGTCATGCGAGGGAGTCAGAGTTTGTTCTGGAGCCCTCGGCGGGTGTGTATTCCGACGGGGCGGGGCGATCTAGGAGCGGAGAACAGGTAGGGGTGGAAAGTAGAGAAGTGGGAAGTAGAGAAGTGGAAAGTGCAGAAATGGAAAGCATAGACGTGGAAAGTACAGACGAGGAACGAATAGATGAGGAAAGCACATATCTTGAACCGCCAACCGATGAACCCGCAGGTCTCGAACAGCCAGCCGATGAACCCGCAGGTATTGAACAGCCATCCGTTGAACACACAGATCTCGAACCGCCAGTCGATGAGCCCACAGATGTGGAACCCCCAAACAGTGAACCCACACAAGACGAAGTCACAACTGTTGAACCGCTAACAGATGAACCGCTAACTGCTGCACCGCTAACTGCTGAACCGCTAACTGCTGAACCGCTAACTGCTGAACCGCTAACTGCTGAACCGCTAGCTGAGGAACCCCCAGTTGTGCTCTCCCCAAAGGAGTCGTCCTTTCTgcagaggcaaaaaaatgtgataaagGCAACCCATAAGGATGGAGCCTATCACTACGGAACTGTGGAGTGCCTGAGCTTCTTACACAAAAAGGtcgtccattttttccatgaCGGTAGTATTACAAATGCATTCGATCAGATAGCCATTCCCTCGgcgtacacatatatatataaaaagaaaaagttgaaaaatggcaaattcCAGTATAGCACAAAAACGGTAAATTTTAACATCATTTCCAATGTGATGAATTTGCAACGATATGAAAAGGAGATGTACACTTTGGCAGattttatgaatttaattATCCAATGGTTGGTGGAGCAAGGACCGTTCGACATCAAAAACAAATGCAACTTCTTATCTTGTAGTAGCCACGGTTCCCAATTCGGGATGGCCTTAAGCATAACCACAGAGAGGGGAGTCAAACATGctatatacaaaaatgatgaaggcCTGATGAAATTTctcttttataatatattgaaaGATCACCAGTCAAGGCGGTACGCCCCCGAGCTTATAGCGTCCGCAATTAAGTTGTACAATTTGAAggtgaccttttttttaagggatGAAATTGGCGGTATATTCCCAGACCTCCAAACTTCGGTTGCCCCTCCGGAAGAG GCCGCGGCCCTCCCCCCGTTCACCGACTGCTTAAAACAgctaaaggggaaaaatgtcACCCTGTTTGGGGACGAGGCAAGCCAAGGAATGTACGTCTCCTTCATATTAAAATtcgtaaataaaaacatcaTGTACAGAATATCGAAGGACAcgtttaacaaaataatatactacTTTAATGACCAGGAAGTGAGCAAGAATGACGGGCGGAATTTGCACAACCATGTTTTGTCATCTCTCCCCGAAATTGAGGACAAGTTTCGGCATGTGTTTTTAAGCGAGCTAAGCTACTATGTCAACATTCCCacggagttaaaaaaaaaaaaaaaatcattttcgGTTACCATGAATCCAAAATTTTACGAAATTTTAAGTCAGAAATGTAACCTGCATGAACGGAACTGCTCCTACGCTGTCGAGGAAATGATTAGCAACGTCAACGGAACGTTTGTAGAACCCGTTTttgttgttaaaaat GTGATGAACTTTTTCCTGAGGAGAAAAATCCGTGCCGTTTTAAGCCGAATAAAGCACACCATAGTTAGTTAG